The Phycisphaerae bacterium genome has a segment encoding these proteins:
- the cmk gene encoding (d)CMP kinase gives MANLIITIDGPAASGKSTVARLLAERLGASFLDTGAMYRAVTLAAMQAGIDMSDEIELLDVLNHKKFQFAAKNDKMTASIDGVDVTDRIRSPEVTASAKYIASAPKLREKLVEMQRQFAADEEKIVTEGRDQGTVAFPNACLKFYLTATPAERAKRRAAEQGLTAKDQIEQIQREIEERDTRDQSRSVGPMKPADDAVIIDTTDLSIEEVVEEILKYAESHIYRLPKMLWPRFARLLCKIFCKTFFRLQPQDRENVPDYGPLVLICNHQSFLDPLFCGIFIKRPLYFLARDTLFRGLFGKLLVSIQTIPVKRGEADLAAMRNVIDKLKAGHGVCLFPEATRTSDGKITAFKPGFGLLCRRGNASVVPVLIDGAFEAWPRHKKLFTPGRSIAVQYGKCIPSAEVKKMDDREMAERLTEALRKMQSDCRIKQGKQPYDY, from the coding sequence ATGGCGAACCTGATTATTACTATCGACGGCCCCGCGGCAAGCGGTAAAAGCACCGTTGCGCGGCTGCTGGCTGAAAGGCTCGGCGCGAGCTTTCTCGATACCGGCGCAATGTATCGCGCTGTCACGCTGGCGGCGATGCAGGCCGGCATCGATATGAGCGACGAGATAGAACTGCTCGATGTCTTAAATCATAAAAAATTCCAGTTCGCAGCGAAGAACGATAAGATGACGGCCTCCATCGACGGCGTTGATGTCACCGATAGAATACGCTCGCCGGAAGTTACCGCCAGCGCAAAATATATCGCTTCAGCCCCGAAGCTGCGCGAAAAGCTTGTGGAAATGCAAAGGCAATTCGCCGCTGATGAAGAAAAAATCGTTACCGAAGGAAGAGACCAGGGGACGGTAGCGTTTCCGAACGCTTGTCTGAAATTTTACCTCACCGCAACGCCCGCGGAGAGAGCAAAAAGAAGGGCGGCAGAGCAAGGACTAACGGCCAAAGACCAAATCGAGCAAATACAAAGAGAAATCGAGGAAAGGGACACCCGCGACCAAAGCAGGTCAGTCGGGCCGATGAAACCCGCAGACGATGCAGTTATCATCGATACCACCGATTTATCAATCGAAGAAGTCGTTGAGGAAATTCTGAAATATGCGGAAAGCCATATTTATCGGCTGCCGAAAATGCTATGGCCCCGCTTCGCGAGATTGCTGTGCAAGATTTTCTGCAAGACCTTTTTCCGTCTGCAACCGCAAGACCGCGAGAATGTCCCCGACTACGGTCCGCTTGTGCTTATCTGCAATCATCAAAGCTTTCTGGACCCCCTCTTTTGCGGCATATTCATCAAAAGGCCTTTGTATTTTCTCGCCCGCGATACGCTATTCCGCGGCCTGTTCGGCAAACTGCTGGTCTCTATCCAGACAATACCGGTCAAAAGGGGCGAAGCGGACCTCGCCGCGATGAGGAACGTCATCGACAAGCTGAAAGCCGGTCACGGCGTATGCCTCTTTCCGGAAGCCACCCGCACCAGCGACGGGAAAATCACCGCCTTTAAGCCCGGCTTCGGCCTGTTGTGCAGAAGGGGCAACGCCTCGGTTGTGCCCGTGCTTATCGACGGCGCGTTCGAGGCCTGGCCGAGACATAAAAAGCTGTTTACCCCCGGCCGGTCTATCGCCGTTCAATACGGAAAGTGTATCCCATCTGCCGAGGTCAAAAAAATGGACGATAGAGAGATGGCCGAGCGGCTGACGGAGGCCCTGCGTAAAATGCAGAGCGACTGCCGGATAAAACAGGGAAAACAGCCGTATGATTATTAA
- a CDS encoding SpoIIE family protein phosphatase, translated as MAEKTQEQIDRDEPRHSEGRDEQIYQLTTLVAGTFSLQEVLDRLAEAAVKIMPGVKACSIRLLDEEAGDLKMRSSYGLSDEYQSKGPVSKHDTVIEQAFAGEAVVLDDVRVDGRVKYKEAAIKEGLVSQLTVAMKFRRKPIGVLRLYSPKPRQFYEDDIALARVVASQCAVAITNAKLYAEAIEGQRMAEQIRLAGVIQRRMIPEKAPSMPGLDIAATYIPCFDVGGDFYDFIRLSSDRVAVAIADVMGKGIPAAIMMSLFRGAVRAYVDTECDKGAVEKIVNKLNKMACGECKDGEFVALFYAVLDVKEKTITYCNCGHEPAVLIRDGKIVELNKGGFVLGVEAGAEYEIETLKLRDGDSLLFYTDGLIDAANFDGEFWGCERMLETAKQFTSLEAGQMVNNILGYRRRFVGLASQVDDTSVIVIKVGK; from the coding sequence ATGGCAGAAAAAACTCAAGAACAAATTGATAGAGACGAGCCACGCCACTCCGAGGGGCGGGACGAGCAGATTTATCAGCTCACTACCCTTGTGGCGGGAACTTTTTCCCTGCAGGAGGTTCTCGACAGACTCGCTGAAGCGGCGGTTAAAATTATGCCCGGAGTCAAAGCGTGCTCCATTCGGCTGCTGGATGAAGAAGCCGGCGACCTGAAGATGCGAAGCTCCTACGGACTCAGCGATGAGTATCAGAGCAAAGGACCGGTCTCAAAACACGACACGGTTATTGAACAGGCATTTGCGGGGGAGGCGGTGGTGTTGGATGATGTGCGCGTTGATGGCCGTGTAAAGTATAAAGAGGCGGCAATAAAAGAAGGACTCGTAAGCCAGCTTACCGTCGCGATGAAATTTAGACGTAAACCAATCGGCGTGCTTCGGCTGTATAGCCCCAAGCCCAGACAGTTTTACGAAGATGATATTGCGCTTGCCAGGGTCGTTGCCTCCCAGTGCGCCGTGGCAATAACCAACGCCAAGCTTTATGCCGAGGCGATTGAAGGGCAGCGCATGGCTGAACAGATACGTTTGGCGGGTGTCATTCAGCGAAGGATGATTCCGGAAAAAGCGCCCTCGATGCCGGGTCTGGATATAGCGGCTACGTATATACCATGTTTCGATGTCGGCGGTGACTTTTATGACTTCATCCGGTTAAGCAGTGATCGTGTCGCTGTGGCAATCGCTGATGTTATGGGCAAGGGAATTCCTGCCGCGATTATGATGAGTCTGTTTCGAGGCGCGGTACGAGCCTATGTCGATACCGAATGCGACAAAGGCGCCGTAGAAAAAATCGTCAATAAACTCAACAAAATGGCCTGCGGCGAATGCAAAGATGGCGAGTTTGTCGCCCTCTTTTACGCTGTCCTTGATGTTAAAGAAAAGACCATCACATATTGCAACTGCGGGCACGAGCCGGCCGTGCTGATAAGAGACGGCAAAATCGTGGAATTGAACAAGGGCGGATTTGTGCTCGGAGTGGAAGCCGGCGCCGAATATGAGATTGAAACCTTAAAGCTTCGAGATGGCGACAGCCTGCTGTTCTATACCGATGGACTGATTGACGCTGCTAACTTTGATGGTGAATTCTGGGGCTGCGAAAGAATGCTCGAAACCGCAAAGCAGTTCACCTCATTAGAGGCAGGGCAGATGGTTAATAATATCCTCGGGTACAGAAGACGATTTGTCGGACTTGCCAGCCAGGTCGATGATACGAGCGTTATCGTTATCAAAGTTGGAAAATAG
- a CDS encoding acylphosphatase produces MDEIAKRIIFSGQVQGVGFRFTAFNIANRYELVGFVRNLPDGAVEMLAQGTAGAVDDCIRDIVEEFSGYIRETKAEETPPNPQYADFKITF; encoded by the coding sequence ATGGACGAGATAGCCAAGCGTATAATTTTCAGCGGCCAAGTCCAGGGCGTGGGCTTCCGCTTTACTGCGTTTAACATAGCCAATCGCTATGAGCTGGTCGGTTTTGTCCGCAATTTACCTGATGGCGCCGTAGAGATGCTTGCTCAAGGCACAGCCGGAGCGGTCGATGATTGCATCCGGGATATTGTTGAAGAATTCAGCGGATACATCAGAGAAACCAAAGCCGAAGAAACCCCTCCCAACCCTCAGTACGCAGACTTCAAAATCACTTTTTAA
- a CDS encoding sigma-70 family RNA polymerase sigma factor — protein MERVKTESVPPANVARAAEIFSKYEDFIRTVICYHVKNDAQADDLLQDFFLSLVSKPIPANIHNVKGYLYKAITNDIVDAVRRVEKYKTRMGKYAECFNYSVNNNEPENALIEIEQTNEMFRLIKGCLRYSEAQAITLRYKNSYNIEEAAKKMNVNNRTISRYISTGLNKVRQFLIVKQGDLE, from the coding sequence GTGGAGAGGGTAAAAACGGAATCTGTGCCGCCGGCCAATGTAGCCCGCGCGGCAGAAATCTTCTCGAAATATGAAGATTTTATCCGTACGGTTATTTGTTACCATGTCAAAAATGATGCCCAGGCGGATGATTTGCTCCAGGATTTCTTCCTTTCTCTTGTTTCCAAGCCCATCCCCGCAAATATTCATAATGTCAAAGGCTATCTTTATAAGGCGATAACCAACGATATCGTTGACGCCGTTCGCCGGGTAGAGAAGTACAAAACTCGAATGGGCAAATATGCTGAATGTTTTAATTATTCGGTCAACAACAACGAGCCGGAAAACGCCTTAATTGAAATAGAGCAAACAAATGAGATGTTCAGACTCATCAAGGGGTGTTTACGATATAGTGAAGCTCAGGCGATTACTTTGCGATACAAAAACAGTTATAATATCGAAGAGGCAGCAAAAAAGATGAATGTTAATAATAGAACCATCAGCAGATATATCTCCACAGGGTTAAATAAAGTCCGTCAGTTTTTAATAGTAAAACAAGGTGATTTAGAATGA
- a CDS encoding prepilin-type N-terminal cleavage/methylation domain-containing protein: protein MRRSAFTIIEVLVTIAIIAMLAALLLPALRLSRKQAEVAVCGSNISQLLKGMFSYELENQNLPYGLDSSPKDPPTGGYPGYRSYDRPGWWWFNQLEDYYSNANKARTVALCPSKRLRGTKFKNNVLCGNYGVNRSICKGTDDKQSRMAEFVGTPLRSSDMPRPASTLLIVDSGYSIISWWNAVDEPPVVLSKGAIEDTAYVPGLWINERKDLWPDQKPDAIDGRHPRKTVNVGFADGHVSLTKAKDLFVEKTGVDYKNKKPLWVPK, encoded by the coding sequence ATGAGGCGTTCCGCTTTTACAATCATTGAAGTGCTTGTGACAATTGCGATAATTGCGATGCTTGCGGCTCTATTATTGCCGGCGTTGCGGCTTTCCAGGAAGCAGGCTGAAGTAGCCGTTTGCGGCTCGAATATTAGTCAGTTACTGAAGGGCATGTTTAGTTACGAACTGGAAAATCAAAACCTTCCTTACGGCCTCGACAGCTCGCCTAAAGACCCGCCAACGGGCGGCTACCCGGGATACAGGTCATATGATAGACCGGGATGGTGGTGGTTTAACCAGTTGGAAGATTATTACAGCAATGCCAACAAGGCCAGAACGGTGGCATTATGCCCGTCCAAACGTCTGAGAGGTACCAAGTTCAAAAACAATGTCCTTTGCGGCAATTATGGCGTGAACCGTTCTATATGCAAGGGTACTGATGACAAACAAAGCCGTATGGCGGAATTTGTTGGAACGCCCTTGCGAAGCAGTGATATGCCGCGTCCCGCCAGCACCCTGCTTATCGTTGACAGCGGCTATAGTATAATAAGCTGGTGGAATGCGGTAGATGAGCCTCCTGTGGTTCTTAGCAAAGGTGCAATCGAAGATACTGCTTATGTACCCGGTCTTTGGATTAATGAAAGAAAAGATTTATGGCCCGACCAAAAACCCGATGCCATAGACGGCCGGCATCCGCGTAAAACCGTGAATGTCGGATTTGCGGATGGTCATGTCAGTTTAACAAAAGCTAAAGACTTGTTTGTTGAGAAGACGGGCGTTGACTATAAAAACAAAAAGCCCCTTTGGGTGCCGAAATAA